One stretch of Urocitellus parryii isolate mUroPar1 chromosome 12, mUroPar1.hap1, whole genome shotgun sequence DNA includes these proteins:
- the Pcare gene encoding photoreceptor cilium actin regulator isoform X2 translates to MGCTPSHSDIVNHLTKSGVQFFKKPTVILPGCHGRSGRGSIPLLVQCSTCYDPWGGLPQGQRPAEEQLSSRKSQTAAEGLGQPMGDREGLISETRTSPSWLNKPQSHTPFQTKGTHGTQGAAFPREESMESTTQETSRWERKPTCYCSSKQGHCSQTILPTPESEGKVDFPEPLVKAHQHAYTYLHASLSKYEAILHLVQQASQTQGLLQPMLSFLLLCFEEVGQLLGEISKDGEVLLQEVSEDLAWPLKKGEPQEQPDLLQQLLQYTVSKLQVLHGMVAALTGSFLESSSSYFHSTASRLENQLSTKRSVDERLLRALRQLESLASGHGDPGLQDLPLCSEDSGIGADNESVKSMDKLGKQASWNFVPEAAELKPGISPQTEARQSGRAWQQSAFWMGSDRPQDCPRPPIAKVHPTSQGKVRSPGPHSTGPETLTSRPSEASKSAWCDSQGTGIPVEVQLPKSCRSGEVPTLSESENSSPDEEEDEVSNMSPCAGQENVSPARPRSSPADWESPFQSHTRKLRSPQAQEMILKMKEAISERIKFVPAPLAHQDWSEEEEGRTVVPRRPSTVSGSRRTPERQQRSQSETCLKSHVEDPTLQELRRVQKDLSQRLEAFYAQGPKRQGQRKEQIVRSRGAAIWPNSNCRVSPSNTISKLKASLTKNFSILPSQDKSILQKCSPLSEGEQPWQKRAELLPNAIPPGEKDETLRAKDCSVRGSPTRTSVKKLIETFSPTESVKTLGDSRSSGSSPCLRKWGVPIMPPRLPIYRGLAPMYTKPQISPTGSGECLKVDTGWRPVAPTFPPLPAAEAFKNEEIYCEVEEDPEHLPPPPLEVLMDNSFTSLENPESRKSTGSSPEGPPVPGLGRAGPSRRTWASPKLRASMSPIDLLPSKSTASPTRLCSAGPGSSKSGSNPRKPVQDPNLPSAASPNPEAEGGAHSQAQAEKATSFSKHHRKAIPWHHTSPTSGQSRTSEPSLARLTRGPHSPEASRQSRERSPPVVRKSSPTRAHWAPQVDRKQRGLPSSPGPAQPSTVLSSSSPPLSPAAPSPTASLGILSPPNTKKRTSPPPQHKLPSPPLGSPPAQPKVSSPAQHTEASPPSSVPSPSPPGSPSQGCKETRDSEGSQAPTAKASRNTCSIFCPATSSLFEAKSPSLTAHLQTSTSLPPEPGGALGAPAGCWRSSLEPRLKADSQRRMALCALNPLPFVKRTAPACHPGVRIQLPGSSSTGSSWEPQLDQSSSSEDSPKLNAATWSSPCAPEPQGGGSRCASPPELCVLGHGLQPEARTSHIQDKPQPETQPQQKDAA, encoded by the coding sequence ATGGGATGTACACCTTCACACAGCGACATTGTGAACCACCTGACAAAAAGTggtgttcagttttttaaaaagcccacaGTTATTTTGCCAGGATGTCACGGGCGCAGTGGAAGAGGTTCCATCCCTTTGCTGGTTCAGTGTTCTACCTGCTATGACCCTTGGGGGGGCCTGCCCCAGGGACAGAGGCCAGCAGAGGAGCAGCTGAGTTCCAGGAAGTCCCAAACCGCAGCTGAAGGTCTTGGCCAGCCCATGGGAGATAGGGAAGGACTGATCTCAGAAACCAGAACCTCTCCATCCTGGCTGAACAAACCACAAAGCCACACTCCGTTCCAGACAAAAGGTACCCATGGGACACAAGGGGCAGCCTTTCCCAGGGAAGAGAGTATGGAGAGTACTACACAGGAGACCTCCAGGTGGGAAAGGAAGCCAACATGCTATTGCTCAAGCAAACAGGGCCATTGCAGCCAaactatcctccctactcctgaATCAGAAGGCAAAGTGGACTTTCCTGAACCCCTGGTCAAGGCCCACCAGCATGCTTACACCTACCTGCACGCCAGCCTCTCCAAGTATGAAGCAATCCTACACCTGGTCCAGCAGGCCAGCCAGACCCAGGGGCTACTGCAGCCCATGCTCAGCTTCCTGCTGCTGTGCTTTGAGGAGGTGGGCCAGCTCCTTGGGGAGATCTCCAAGGATGGAGAAGTGCTCCTCCAGGAAGTTAGTGAGGATCTGGCATGGCCATTGAAGAAAGGAGAGCCCCAGGAGCAGCCAGATCTCTTGCAACAGCTGCTGCAGTACACGGTCAGCAAGCTACAGGTGCTCCACGGCATGGTGGCTGCCCTCACCGGGAGCTTCCTGGAGAGTTCCAGCAGCTATTTCCACTCCACGGCAAGCCGCTTGGAAAATCAGCTGAGCACAAAGAGGAGTGTGGATGAACGCCTCCTAAGGGCTCTGAGGCAACTGGAGAGCCTGGCAAGTGGTCATGGAGACCCTGGGTTGCAGGATCTACCCTTGTGCTCCGAGGACAGTGGCATTGGTGCCGACAATGAGTCCGTGAAATCTATGGACAAGCTGGGTAAGCAGGCCAGCTGGAACTTTGTCCCGGAGGCTGCAGAGTTGAAGCCAGGGATCTCACCCCAGACAGAGGCCCGGCAATCAGGACGTGCCTGGCAGCAAAGTGCATTCTGGATGGGTTCGGACCGACCCCAGGACTGTCCAAGGCCTCCCATTGCAAAAGTGCATCCAACCTCACAGGGCAAAGTAAGGAGCCCAGGCCCCCACAGCACTGGCCCAGAAACTCTGACCTCCAGGCCTTCAGAGGCAAGCAAGAGTGCTTGGTGTGACTCCCAGGGGACTGGGATCCCTGTGGAAGTACAGCTTCCTAAAAGCTGCAGGTCTGGGGAGGTTCCCACCCTTAGTGAAAGTGAGAACAGCAGCCCAGACGAGGAGGAAGATGAAGTTAGCAACATGAGTCCATGTGCAGGGCAGGAAAACGTGTCACCTGCAAGGCCACGATCTTCACCTGCAGACTGGGAAAGCCCGTTTCAGTCACACACCAGGAAGCTTAGGAGCCCCCAGGCCCAGGAAATGATTCTGAAAATGAAGGAAGCCATCAGTGAAAGGATCAAGTTTGTCCCTGCACCTTTGGCGCACCAGGACTggtctgaggaggaggaggggaggactgTGGTCCCACGGAGACCTAGCACAGTCAGTGGCAGCAGGAGGACCCCTGAGAGGCAGCAGAGGTCCCAGTCCGAGACGTGCCTTAAGAGCCATGTGGAGGACCCCACCCTCCAGGAGCTGCGAAGGGTCCAAAAAGACCTCAGTCAGAGACTGGAGGCATTTTATGCCCAGGGACCCAAAAGGCAAGGACAGAGAAAGGAGCAGATTGTGCGGTCCAGGGGAGCAGCGATATGGCCCAACAGCAACTGCAGGGTGAgccccagcaacaccatcagcaAGCTCAAGGCATCCCTTACCAAGAATTTCAGCATCTTGCCTAGTCAGGACAAGAGCATTTTGCAGAAATGCAGTCCCCTCTCTGAGGGCGAACAGCCCTGGCAGAAGAGAGCCGAGCTGCTGCCAAACGCCATTCCACCTGGTGAGAAGGACGAGACTCTTAGGGCCAAGGACTGCTCCGTCAGGGGCTCTCCCACCAGAACATCCGTCAAGAAACTCATTGAAACTTTCAGTCCCACTGAGAGTGTGAAGACACTGGGGGACTCCAGGAGCTCGGGGTCAAGCCCCTGCCTCAGGAAGTGGGGAGTCCCCATCATGCCTCCCAGACTTCCCATTTATAGGGGCCTTGCTCCTATGTATACTAAGCCCCAAATTTCTCCAACAGGAAGCGGAGAATGTCTCAAGGTGGACACAGGCTGGAGACCTGTAGCACCGACATTTCCCCCTCTGCCTGCAGCAGAAGCATTCAAGAATGAGGAGATCTACTGTGAAGTAGAGGAGGACCCAGAGCACCTCCCTCCACCACCTCTGGAAGTCCTGATGGATAACTCATTCACTTCTCTGGAGAATCCAGAAAGCAGAAAGTCAACAGGCAGCTCCCCTGAAGGGCCCCCAGTACCAGGGCTGGGACGGGCTGGCCCTAGCAGAAGAACGTGGGCTTCCCCAAAGCTGAGAGCTTCCATGAGCCCCATTGACCTGCTGCCCAGCAAGAGCACTGCCAGCCCCACCAGGCTGTGCAGCGCAGGGCCAGGAAGCAGCAAGAGTGGCAGCAATCCCAGGAAGCCTGTCCAGGATCCGAACCTCCCTTCTGCAGCCAGCCCCAACCCAGAGGCGGAGGGCGGGGCTCACAGTCAGGCCCAGGCAGAGAAGGCCACAAGCTTCTCCAAGCACCACCGGAAGGCAATTCCCTGGCACCACACCAGCCCCACCTCTGGGCAAAGCAGGACTTCAGAACCGAGCCTGGCCAGACTCACACGTGGTCCGCACTCTCCTGAGGCCTCCAGGCAGAGCCGAGAGAGAAGCCCCCCAGTAGTCAGGAAGAGCTCTCCCACCAGGGCACACTGGGCACCCCAAGTCGACAGGAAGCAGCGGGGTCTACCCTCATCTCCTGGACCTGCTCAGCCAAGCACTGTGCTCAGCTCCTCCAGTCCACCACTTAGCCCCGCAGCTCCCAGCCCAACAGCAAGCCTTGGGATCCTAAGCCCACCAAACACAAAGAAGCGAACTTCCCCACCACCCCAGCACAAGCTTCCCAGCCCACCCCTGGGGAGCCCGCCTGCGCAGCCCAAGGTCTCCAGTCCTGCCCAGCACACGGAAGCAAGCCCCCCTTCCTCTGTGCCCTCCCCATCCCCCCCAGGGTCCCCCTCTCAGGGATGCAAAGAGACCAGAGACTCGGAAGGCAGTCAAGCCCCTACAGCCAAAGCATCCCGGAACACATGTTCCATATTCTGCCCTGCCACCTCCTCTCTGTTTGAAGCTAAGTCACCATCCTTGACAGCCCACCTGCAGACCTCCACATCACTGCCACCAGAACCCGGGGGTGCTCTTGGGGCCCCAGCAGGATGCTGGAGAAGCAGCTTGGAGCCTCGACTGAAGGCAGATTCACAGAGAAGAATGGCTCTATGTGCCCTCAACCCTCTGCCTTTCGTCAAAAGGACAGCTCCTGCCTGTCACCCTGGTGTCCGGATTCAGCTGCCTGGCTCCAGCTCCACTGGCTCCTCTTGGGAACCCCAGCTTGACCAGAGCAG